A genomic segment from Deinococcus humi encodes:
- the glp gene encoding gephyrin-like molybdotransferase Glp has translation MSQPTFPMHVSVAEARDMLAALLPRLETETVPVNRALGRTLAADLEALVSHPSATESALDGIAAREADTLGASPGTPVRLKLVGESRAGVPFGGQVSAGECVRIYTGAPLPAGVDAICPVEELEDNGPEHVLLRRPAFPGDVRPEGGDFRASEVIMRAGLRLSAPRVALAAALGHAEVPVRRKLRVALLSTGDEVIEPGAVLQPGQVYDSNRAGLSAMLRESGCEVSELGHAPDSPASLQAAIAGAGGADVLLTSGGVSMGKYDFMRDLLIERGRVAFWKVRMRPGGPAILGGWNGLPVFGLPGNPVSSLVVFHVVVRPALTGQPVQSLKLRAATPFRGLKDKTAFWRGVIRDGEVHDYGQQGSGILRSLSDADALVIVPEGGAVETGDTVDVVLL, from the coding sequence ATGTCCCAACCCACCTTTCCCATGCACGTCAGCGTGGCCGAGGCCCGCGACATGCTGGCCGCGCTCCTACCCAGGCTGGAAACCGAGACCGTGCCCGTGAACAGGGCGCTGGGCCGGACCCTGGCCGCCGATCTGGAGGCTCTGGTCAGTCACCCCAGCGCCACCGAGAGTGCCCTGGACGGAATCGCCGCCCGCGAGGCCGACACGCTGGGGGCCAGTCCTGGGACGCCGGTGCGCCTGAAGCTGGTGGGGGAAAGCCGCGCCGGGGTGCCATTTGGGGGCCAGGTCAGCGCGGGCGAGTGCGTGCGGATCTACACGGGCGCGCCGCTGCCCGCAGGCGTGGACGCCATCTGCCCGGTCGAGGAACTGGAGGACAACGGTCCCGAACACGTTCTGCTCAGGCGCCCGGCCTTTCCCGGCGACGTGCGCCCCGAGGGCGGCGACTTTCGTGCGAGCGAGGTGATCATGCGCGCCGGATTGCGTCTGAGCGCCCCACGGGTGGCCCTGGCCGCCGCGTTGGGTCACGCGGAGGTGCCGGTGCGGCGCAAACTGCGCGTGGCGCTGCTGTCCACCGGCGACGAGGTGATCGAGCCGGGCGCAGTCCTGCAGCCGGGTCAGGTCTACGACAGCAACCGCGCCGGGCTGTCGGCCATGCTGCGTGAGAGTGGCTGCGAGGTCAGCGAACTGGGCCACGCCCCGGACAGCCCGGCGTCCTTGCAGGCGGCCATCGCGGGCGCGGGCGGCGCGGACGTGCTGCTCACCAGCGGCGGCGTCAGCATGGGCAAGTACGACTTCATGCGGGACCTGCTGATCGAGCGCGGTAGGGTGGCCTTCTGGAAAGTGCGGATGCGCCCTGGCGGTCCGGCGATCCTGGGCGGCTGGAACGGGCTGCCAGTGTTCGGCCTGCCTGGGAATCCGGTCAGCAGTCTGGTGGTCTTTCACGTCGTCGTGCGGCCTGCGCTGACCGGGCAACCGGTGCAGAGCCTCAAGCTGCGCGCCGCCACTCCCTTCCGAGGTCTGAAGGACAAGACCGCCTTCTGGCGCGGCGTGATTCGGGACGGCGAGGTCCACGACTACGGGCAGCAGGGCAGCGGCATCCTGCGCTCGCTGAGTGACGCCGACGCACTGGTCATCGTGCCGGAAGGGGGGGCGGTGGAGACCGGTGACACGGTGGACGTGGTGTTGCTGTAG
- a CDS encoding cob(I)yrinic acid a,c-diamide adenosyltransferase: MKLYTKTGDGGTTGLYGADRVSKTHPRVEAYGTVDELNSAVGLARAHNTRSHKPDAALDADLEYLQNALFDLGADLATRPGTTYEKKISRIDAEDSAFLEAMIDRYQEAAPPFTGFVHPGGTPAAASLHVARTVARRAEREVIRLLEVEEANREVQIYLNRLSDLLFVMARAANQAAGIEEHAWLVKGRR; encoded by the coding sequence ATGAAGCTCTACACCAAGACTGGCGACGGCGGCACCACTGGACTGTACGGCGCGGACCGCGTCAGCAAGACGCACCCGCGCGTGGAGGCCTACGGCACCGTGGATGAACTGAACAGTGCCGTGGGCCTGGCGCGCGCGCACAACACCCGCAGCCACAAGCCCGACGCCGCGCTCGACGCCGATCTGGAATACCTGCAGAACGCGCTGTTCGATCTGGGTGCGGACCTCGCCACCCGGCCCGGCACCACCTACGAGAAGAAGATCAGCCGCATCGACGCCGAGGACTCCGCCTTTCTGGAGGCCATGATCGACCGCTATCAGGAGGCCGCGCCGCCGTTTACCGGCTTTGTCCACCCTGGCGGCACGCCCGCCGCCGCAAGCCTGCACGTCGCCCGCACGGTGGCCCGCCGCGCCGAACGCGAGGTCATCCGCCTGCTGGAGGTGGAGGAGGCCAACCGGGAAGTGCAGATCTACCTGAACCGTTTGTCGGACCTGCTGTTCGTGATGGCCCGCGCGGCAAATCAGGCGGCGGGCATCGAGGAACACGCCTGGCTGGTGAAGGGGCGGCGCTAG
- a CDS encoding adenylyltransferase/cytidyltransferase family protein has protein sequence MTGMDGAVYVGRFQPPHAAHVGSVLQALNRAPQVLVLMGSANLARSVHNPWSAPERMGMLRAALHASGAELRRVTFRPLRDHFDAERWAAAVRGQAAAVFGPAAALALVGFEKDVSSAYLRWFPGWSRLNVPQTAGLNATDLRRALFEGLPLPAGVPETVQDFLETFTRTPAFTRLQAEWQAVTAARAALPPGARLIEERWLHRTGQRVALHTRTGPIGAGLWELPGQVLPPGERPRPGAQAVFDHPARALVAPTAAHIYSGAPPPAFASRPVALTTALARPRRFFEDHHVILARLLGVG, from the coding sequence ATGACTGGGATGGACGGCGCGGTGTACGTGGGCCGTTTCCAGCCTCCACACGCCGCGCATGTCGGCAGCGTTCTGCAGGCATTGAACCGCGCCCCGCAGGTGCTGGTCCTGATGGGCAGCGCCAATCTGGCACGCAGCGTCCACAATCCCTGGAGCGCCCCTGAACGCATGGGCATGCTCCGCGCCGCCCTGCACGCCAGTGGGGCCGAACTTCGACGCGTGACCTTCCGCCCGCTGCGCGATCACTTCGACGCCGAACGCTGGGCGGCGGCGGTCCGAGGTCAGGCTGCCGCCGTGTTCGGCCCGGCAGCGGCGTTGGCCCTCGTGGGCTTCGAGAAGGATGTGAGTAGCGCCTACCTGCGCTGGTTTCCCGGCTGGTCCCGGCTGAACGTGCCTCAGACGGCGGGACTGAACGCCACGGATCTGCGCCGCGCCTTGTTTGAGGGCCTGCCGCTCCCCGCCGGGGTTCCTGAGACCGTTCAGGATTTCCTGGAAACGTTCACCCGCACCCCTGCCTTTACCCGCCTTCAGGCCGAATGGCAGGCGGTGACGGCGGCCCGCGCCGCCCTGCCGCCCGGCGCCCGGCTGATAGAGGAGCGCTGGCTCCATCGGACCGGGCAGAGGGTTGCCCTTCACACCCGCACCGGTCCCATTGGGGCGGGGCTGTGGGAACTGCCGGGACAGGTGTTGCCGCCCGGCGAACGCCCCCGCCCTGGAGCGCAGGCGGTGTTCGATCATCCGGCCCGCGCGCTGGTGGCCCCGACTGCCGCGCATATCTACTCGGGCGCGCCGCCACCTGCTTTTGCCTCCCGCCCCGTTGCGCTGACCACGGCACTGGCCCGTCCCCGCCGGTTTTTCGAGGACCATCACGTCATTCTGGCGCGGCTGCTGGGGGTTGGATAG
- a CDS encoding pyridoxamine 5'-phosphate oxidase family protein — protein MTDFYDPRHRDPSISRRPQNRQGDEWIRALLARVSIGRVATVWQSVDGQPFPFITTLAFAYRPGEHDIVYHTNITGRLWANTGQGHPATFEACEIGCLLPSNSPLELSVQYRSVVAFGTARLLTEREEAREALRILSERVFPALQIGQETRPILDSDLARTSVYSLAVERWSGKENWQPGAEQTDDWPALTPELARLRPAVPDAAGSRP, from the coding sequence ATGACCGACTTCTACGATCCCCGGCATCGCGACCCGTCCATCAGCCGCCGCCCCCAGAACCGCCAGGGCGACGAATGGATTCGCGCCCTGCTGGCCCGCGTGAGCATCGGGCGGGTGGCCACCGTGTGGCAATCGGTGGACGGGCAGCCCTTCCCTTTTATCACCACGCTGGCCTTCGCCTACCGCCCAGGCGAGCACGACATCGTGTACCACACCAACATTACCGGGCGGCTGTGGGCGAACACCGGGCAGGGGCATCCAGCCACCTTCGAGGCGTGCGAGATCGGGTGTCTGCTTCCCAGCAATTCGCCGCTGGAACTCTCGGTGCAGTACCGCAGCGTCGTGGCGTTTGGCACGGCCCGGCTCCTGACGGAGCGCGAGGAGGCTCGCGAGGCCCTGCGCATCCTCTCCGAACGGGTGTTTCCCGCCCTGCAGATCGGTCAGGAGACCCGTCCGATTCTGGACAGCGATCTGGCGCGCACCAGCGTCTATTCGCTGGCAGTGGAACGCTGGAGCGGCAAGGAGAACTGGCAGCCTGGGGCCGAGCAGACCGACGACTGGCCTGCGCTGACGCCAGAACTGGCCCGTCTCCGCCCCGCCGTGCCCGATGCCGCCGGGAGCAGGCCGTGA
- a CDS encoding PLP-dependent aminotransferase family protein: protein MVAPREDPLLPKQNSPLAGTLPIALNLSRGAVKPLHTQLADELRAAALAGTLPAGLLLPGSRTLAAELGVTRGVVADAYAELVTDGTLEAAVGRGTRVSEGATQTGAARMNVAQPNHTGGAPGWFSPPLPAPVEGPNRSAGIHFRVGVATTATLNTRAWRQAWAAAARTLVTGDYGDPAGEPELRAALSAFVARSRGLSAPPERVLVTAGSLQALNLILRALPPGSGVLFEFTGYRAARQAILDAGHVIVPLEQDVDGPVIRPDIPPARLAYVTPSHGFPLGGRMSVPRRLALLEWAARHDALIVEDDYDGEFRYGAPPLPTLASLDAQGRVLYLGTLSKVLSPGLRTGFLIGPPALMPSLVRARTLLDSGHPLPVQHAVLHLLRTGEVDRHIRRTRRWHAGVRDALARTLGPLSPQAMLGGIEAGLHVCLHLSPPLEAQAVSGELGRRGVFVSTLDSYTFAGAVPNALLLGYGGLTIQQAQTGAQEIVRVISGR from the coding sequence ATGGTGGCCCCCCGCGAAGATCCACTTCTGCCCAAACAGAACAGTCCACTTGCGGGCACTCTGCCGATTGCCCTGAACCTGAGTCGCGGCGCGGTGAAACCGCTTCACACACAACTGGCCGACGAATTGCGGGCGGCGGCACTGGCGGGCACGTTGCCTGCCGGCCTGCTCCTCCCCGGCTCGCGCACGCTGGCCGCTGAACTGGGCGTGACACGCGGCGTCGTGGCCGACGCTTACGCCGAACTGGTGACCGACGGCACGCTGGAAGCGGCGGTGGGGCGGGGCACACGCGTTTCAGAAGGGGCCACGCAAACGGGTGCTGCACGGATGAATGTTGCACAGCCAAACCACACGGGCGGCGCACCCGGCTGGTTCTCTCCCCCACTGCCCGCCCCGGTGGAGGGGCCGAACCGATCGGCAGGCATCCACTTCCGGGTGGGGGTGGCGACGACCGCCACGCTGAACACGCGGGCCTGGCGGCAGGCGTGGGCGGCGGCGGCGCGGACACTGGTAACAGGCGACTACGGCGATCCGGCGGGGGAACCAGAGCTGCGCGCGGCACTCTCGGCGTTCGTGGCCCGGTCACGCGGGCTGAGCGCCCCGCCGGAGCGCGTGCTGGTCACGGCGGGTTCACTGCAGGCGCTGAACCTGATCCTGCGTGCCCTGCCCCCCGGCTCGGGGGTGCTGTTCGAGTTCACCGGCTACCGCGCCGCGCGGCAGGCCATCCTGGACGCTGGACACGTCATCGTACCGCTGGAGCAGGATGTGGACGGCCCGGTCATCAGGCCCGACATACCACCGGCGCGGCTGGCCTACGTGACCCCCAGCCACGGCTTCCCGCTGGGTGGACGCATGAGCGTACCGCGCCGACTGGCCCTGCTGGAGTGGGCAGCCAGGCACGACGCCCTGATCGTGGAAGACGACTATGACGGCGAATTCCGTTACGGTGCGCCGCCGCTGCCCACGCTGGCGAGCCTGGACGCTCAGGGCCGAGTCCTGTACCTGGGCACGCTGTCCAAGGTTCTGAGCCCCGGATTGCGCACCGGCTTCCTGATCGGCCCGCCCGCGTTGATGCCCTCGCTGGTGCGCGCCCGCACGCTGCTGGACTCGGGTCATCCACTGCCCGTCCAGCACGCGGTGCTGCACCTGCTCCGCACAGGCGAGGTGGACCGGCACATTCGCCGCACACGCCGCTGGCACGCCGGGGTGCGCGATGCCCTGGCCCGCACATTGGGGCCACTCTCGCCGCAAGCCATGCTGGGCGGCATCGAGGCTGGGCTTCACGTCTGTCTCCACCTGTCGCCACCGCTGGAGGCACAGGCGGTCAGCGGCGAACTGGGTCGGCGCGGCGTCTTCGTTTCCACGCTGGACAGCTACACCTTCGCGGGGGCCGTGCCCAATGCCCTGCTGCTGGGGTACGGCGGCCTGACCATCCAGCAGGCGCAGACCGGGGCACAGGAGATTGTCCGGGTCATCTCCGGACGGTAG
- a CDS encoding nicotinate phosphoribosyltransferase, with protein sequence MIPAPVRPSALLTDLYQLTMMQGYFASGLHTQTAVFDLFFRKLPYQGGYAVWAGLEEMLDTLETLHFTEDELAYLDTLGLFRPDFLAALRDWRFSGQIDAFAEGRVVFAHEPLLTVTAPLWEAQLIETMLLNTLNFQTLVATKAARCALVAAASPFGGEVIEFGTRRAQGPDGALSAARAAFVGGATGSSNVEAGQRFGLPLTGTHAHAWVESFEDELSAFRAYARVYPDSTTLLLDTVDTLSSGLPNALTVARELRAAGHELRGVRLDSGDLAYLSRTIRAALDGAGFGDVKIVASNDLSEGVIAGIIAEGGRVDVYGVGTQLVTAGGPGGGALGGVYKLTQLNGQPRMKLTGDPVKSSLPGVKRVWRGVDGTRDGDSTFAWDVLTLGDEPQPGQTVTDPTNPLRAARLPATLQWEDARQPVMRAGKRTQPTAPLTNIQARARQELARLPAETRRLLNPHVYRVSLGADVSELRDTVSAHLRGKAG encoded by the coding sequence ATGATCCCGGCACCCGTCCGCCCCTCCGCATTGCTGACCGACCTCTATCAGCTCACCATGATGCAGGGCTACTTTGCCAGCGGACTGCACACGCAGACGGCGGTGTTCGATCTGTTCTTCCGAAAATTGCCCTACCAGGGTGGTTATGCAGTCTGGGCCGGGCTGGAGGAGATGCTGGACACCCTGGAGACCCTGCATTTTACGGAGGACGAACTGGCGTACCTGGACACCCTGGGCCTGTTTCGCCCTGACTTTCTGGCCGCCCTGCGTGACTGGCGGTTCTCCGGTCAGATCGACGCCTTCGCTGAGGGCCGCGTCGTCTTCGCGCACGAGCCCCTGCTGACCGTCACGGCCCCGCTGTGGGAGGCGCAGCTCATCGAGACCATGCTGCTCAACACCCTCAATTTTCAGACCCTAGTGGCGACCAAGGCGGCCCGCTGCGCGCTGGTGGCGGCGGCCAGCCCATTTGGGGGCGAGGTCATCGAGTTCGGCACCCGCCGCGCCCAGGGCCCGGACGGCGCGCTGAGTGCGGCCCGTGCGGCCTTCGTGGGCGGGGCCACGGGAAGCAGCAACGTGGAGGCCGGCCAGCGGTTCGGCCTTCCCCTGACCGGCACGCACGCCCACGCCTGGGTGGAGAGCTTCGAGGACGAGCTGAGCGCCTTCCGGGCCTATGCGCGGGTTTATCCGGACAGCACCACGCTGCTGCTGGACACCGTGGACACCCTGAGCAGCGGCCTGCCGAATGCCCTGACGGTGGCCCGCGAACTGCGCGCGGCGGGCCACGAACTGCGCGGCGTGCGGCTGGACAGCGGCGATCTGGCCTACCTGTCGCGGACTATCCGTGCCGCGCTGGACGGAGCCGGATTCGGTGACGTCAAGATTGTCGCCAGCAACGATCTGTCCGAAGGGGTCATTGCCGGGATCATCGCGGAGGGTGGACGGGTGGACGTGTACGGCGTTGGGACGCAACTGGTGACGGCGGGCGGGCCTGGGGGCGGGGCGCTGGGTGGCGTGTACAAGCTGACGCAACTGAACGGCCAGCCGCGCATGAAGCTGACCGGTGATCCCGTCAAATCCAGTCTCCCCGGGGTCAAGCGGGTGTGGCGCGGGGTGGACGGCACCCGGGATGGGGACAGCACCTTTGCCTGGGACGTGCTGACCCTGGGGGACGAGCCGCAGCCGGGGCAGACCGTCACCGACCCCACTAATCCGCTGCGCGCGGCCCGCCTGCCCGCCACGCTGCAATGGGAGGACGCCCGCCAGCCTGTGATGCGGGCGGGCAAGCGCACCCAGCCTACGGCCCCGCTGACTAATATTCAGGCCCGCGCCCGTCAGGAACTGGCCCGCCTGCCCGCCGAGACGCGCCGTCTGCTCAACCCTCATGTCTACCGCGTCAGCCTGGGCGCGGACGTGTCGGAGCTGCGCGATACGGTCAGCGCGCACCTGCGGGGCAAGGCGGGATGA
- a CDS encoding aspartate aminotransferase family protein, with translation MTAIPDNKTHSKWLDAELKYDSGVYNKHEVVMVRGLGATVWDENGRSYIDCVAGYGVANIGHSHPDVVKAIQEQAGRLMIMPQSVPNDKRAEFLQELVGVLPQGLDRVFLCNSGTEAMEAAKKFAITGTGRKRFVSMKRGFSGRSLGALALTWEPKYREPFGDAVDNKNVDFVTYGNIEELRAAVTDQTAAVILEPVQGEGGVRPGSLEFIQEARRITREKGALLIMDEIQTGFCRTGKMFATEHFGVTPDGMTLAKAMAGGVPIGAFVMTGAVADRMPAGGHGTTFGGNPLSMAAGIAALRAMKREGMAEQAREKGAYFMDRLRAIQSPKIREVRGMGLMIGVELKEKSAPYITALEHDEGVLALQATPLVVRFLPPITITKEQIDSVVDAFERVLNGVNPRAERQAELAAQAEEKQSE, from the coding sequence ATGACTGCAATCCCTGACAACAAGACCCACAGCAAATGGCTGGACGCCGAGCTGAAGTACGACAGCGGCGTGTACAACAAGCATGAAGTCGTGATGGTGCGCGGCCTGGGCGCAACGGTGTGGGACGAGAACGGGCGCTCGTACATCGACTGCGTGGCGGGTTACGGCGTCGCCAACATTGGCCACAGCCACCCGGACGTCGTCAAGGCCATTCAGGAGCAGGCGGGCCGGTTGATGATCATGCCCCAGAGCGTGCCCAATGACAAACGCGCCGAGTTTCTGCAGGAGCTGGTGGGCGTGCTTCCGCAGGGTCTGGACCGCGTGTTCCTGTGCAACTCCGGCACCGAGGCGATGGAGGCGGCCAAGAAGTTCGCCATCACGGGCACGGGCCGCAAGCGTTTCGTGAGCATGAAGCGCGGCTTCTCCGGGCGCAGCCTGGGCGCGCTGGCCCTGACCTGGGAACCCAAGTACCGCGAACCCTTCGGCGACGCCGTGGACAACAAGAACGTGGACTTCGTGACCTACGGGAACATCGAAGAGTTGCGTGCCGCCGTGACCGATCAGACCGCCGCCGTGATCCTGGAACCCGTGCAGGGCGAGGGTGGGGTGCGGCCCGGCAGCCTTGAATTCATCCAGGAGGCCCGCCGCATCACCAGGGAGAAGGGTGCGCTGCTGATCATGGACGAGATCCAGACTGGTTTCTGCCGCACCGGCAAGATGTTCGCCACCGAACACTTCGGCGTGACGCCCGACGGCATGACGCTGGCCAAGGCGATGGCCGGCGGCGTTCCCATCGGCGCGTTCGTGATGACTGGCGCGGTGGCCGACCGCATGCCCGCTGGCGGCCACGGCACCACGTTCGGCGGGAACCCGCTGAGCATGGCCGCCGGCATCGCCGCCCTCCGCGCCATGAAGCGCGAGGGCATGGCCGAGCAGGCCCGCGAGAAGGGCGCGTACTTCATGGACCGGCTGCGTGCCATCCAGAGCCCCAAGATCCGCGAGGTGCGCGGCATGGGCCTGATGATCGGTGTGGAACTCAAGGAAAAGAGCGCGCCGTACATCACCGCCTTGGAACACGACGAGGGTGTGCTGGCCCTGCAGGCGACCCCGCTGGTGGTGCGTTTCCTGCCGCCCATCACCATCACGAAAGAACAGATCGACTCGGTGGTGGACGCCTTCGAGCGTGTGTTAAACGGCGTCAACCCCCGTGCCGAGCGCCAAGCCGAACTGGCCGCGCAGGCCGAGGAGAAGCAGAGCGAGTAG
- a CDS encoding DMT family transporter, which yields MTRQDAFQLFLLSAVWGISFLLIKWGGEVFPPLWMALLRCVFGAAVLWMALRVGRHTLPPARLWKPLLLVAFFNNVVPWTFFAWGEQSVSSNIAAILNATTPLFTLMISLGVREVSPSVRVILGVLIGLGGVGLTVFGGLSGGHASALGVTVLAAAGLGYALATVIAKRTLKGLNPVGLATTQLTLAGLLLLPGALLGPAPSALTAQAALSMLFLGVFGSGLAYLLYYGLLSRISSTQVTAVTYLLPVWGLFWGAVAGERVGVLSVIGVGVILAGLALLNLRPRRTRQPAPV from the coding sequence GTGACCCGTCAGGACGCCTTCCAGCTTTTTCTGCTTTCTGCCGTGTGGGGGATCTCGTTCCTGCTGATCAAGTGGGGGGGCGAGGTCTTTCCGCCGCTGTGGATGGCGCTGCTGCGCTGCGTGTTCGGTGCGGCGGTGTTGTGGATGGCGCTGCGGGTGGGCCGTCACACGCTGCCGCCTGCCCGCCTGTGGAAGCCGCTGCTGCTGGTGGCCTTTTTCAACAATGTGGTGCCATGGACGTTCTTCGCCTGGGGCGAGCAGAGCGTATCCAGCAACATTGCCGCCATCCTGAACGCCACCACGCCGCTGTTCACGCTGATGATCAGCCTGGGCGTGCGTGAGGTCAGCCCCAGTGTCCGCGTGATCCTGGGCGTGCTGATCGGTCTGGGCGGTGTGGGCCTGACCGTGTTCGGCGGCCTGAGTGGTGGTCATGCCTCGGCGCTGGGGGTGACGGTGCTGGCGGCAGCGGGCCTGGGCTACGCGCTGGCGACGGTGATCGCCAAGCGCACGCTGAAGGGCCTGAATCCAGTGGGGCTGGCGACCACCCAGTTGACGCTGGCCGGGTTGCTGCTGCTGCCTGGCGCGCTCCTCGGCCCCGCGCCGTCTGCCCTGACGGCCCAGGCGGCGCTGTCCATGCTGTTCCTGGGCGTGTTCGGCAGCGGCCTGGCCTACCTGCTGTATTACGGGCTGCTGTCGCGTATCTCCAGCACGCAGGTCACGGCGGTCACGTACCTGCTGCCCGTCTGGGGGCTGTTCTGGGGAGCGGTGGCGGGAGAGCGTGTGGGCGTTCTCTCGGTGATCGGCGTGGGCGTCATTCTGGCCGGGCTGGCGCTGCTGAACCTGCGTCCCAGACGGACCCGTCAGCCTGCGCCCGTCTGA
- a CDS encoding MFS transporter yields MTSSISSGAASAGQTIDSAIDALGLGRFQWRLLAICGLTWAADAMEVLLVGFALPGISVAFGLERGSAEATGLLSATFAGMLLGALFWGWLADRIGRRTVFLTTVALGVVFGVLGAFAPSVALLTALRFLTGFAIGGTLPVDYAMMAEFIPTAWRGRFLVYLESFWALGTVLVAALAWFLSAALPTAEGWRWLLGLAALPGVLGLLARLGVPDSPRSLLARGDTMGARRALERVARVNGVALAASPLLAPPPTHRVTPAALFSGVLARRTGLLALIWFGLSLGYYGIFSWLPSFLKAGGLELGEVYRTTLLLALAQVPGYLLAAWLVERVGRRVTLSGFLAFGALGALLFLIASTPTAVLLALALLSAALLGAWGALYAYTPELFPTSLRTTGMGFVSGMARVASVLSPGVGALLLTGNLEAALGLFAALFAVAAACAWAIGAETRGQQLPEVVG; encoded by the coding sequence GTGACCTCCTCTATTTCCTCGGGCGCTGCGTCTGCCGGGCAGACCATCGACAGCGCAATCGACGCCCTGGGGCTCGGCCGCTTCCAGTGGCGTCTGCTGGCGATTTGCGGCCTGACCTGGGCCGCCGACGCGATGGAGGTGCTGCTGGTGGGCTTCGCTCTGCCCGGGATCAGCGTGGCCTTCGGGCTGGAGCGCGGCTCCGCTGAGGCCACTGGCCTGCTGAGCGCTACCTTCGCGGGCATGCTGCTGGGAGCGCTGTTCTGGGGCTGGCTGGCGGACCGTATTGGGCGGCGCACGGTCTTCCTGACCACCGTGGCGCTGGGCGTGGTGTTCGGGGTGCTGGGGGCCTTTGCGCCGTCGGTGGCGCTGCTCACGGCGCTGCGTTTCCTGACCGGTTTCGCCATCGGCGGCACGCTACCGGTGGATTACGCGATGATGGCCGAGTTCATTCCAACCGCGTGGCGTGGCCGCTTTCTGGTGTACCTGGAGAGTTTCTGGGCGCTGGGCACGGTGCTGGTGGCGGCGCTGGCGTGGTTCCTGAGCGCCGCCCTGCCCACCGCCGAGGGCTGGCGCTGGCTGCTGGGGCTGGCTGCGCTGCCCGGTGTGCTGGGCCTGCTGGCGCGGCTGGGCGTGCCGGATTCGCCGCGCTCGCTGCTCGCGCGCGGGGACACGATGGGCGCGCGGCGAGCGCTGGAGCGGGTGGCCCGCGTCAATGGCGTCGCGCTGGCGGCCTCGCCGCTCCTGGCGCCGCCGCCCACCCATCGCGTTACGCCCGCCGCCCTGTTTTCGGGTGTCCTGGCCCGCCGCACGGGGTTGTTGGCGCTGATCTGGTTCGGCTTGAGCCTGGGCTACTACGGCATCTTCTCGTGGCTGCCCAGCTTCCTGAAGGCCGGGGGGCTGGAACTGGGTGAGGTCTACCGCACCACGCTGCTGCTGGCGCTGGCGCAGGTGCCCGGCTACCTGCTCGCGGCGTGGCTGGTGGAGCGGGTAGGCCGCCGCGTCACGCTGAGCGGCTTTCTGGCGTTCGGCGCTCTGGGGGCCTTGCTGTTCCTGATCGCAAGCACACCCACCGCCGTGCTGCTGGCGCTGGCGCTACTTTCCGCCGCCCTGTTGGGGGCGTGGGGAGCGCTGTACGCCTACACCCCCGAGCTGTTTCCCACGTCGCTGCGCACCACCGGGATGGGCTTTGTGAGCGGCATGGCCCGGGTAGCCAGCGTGCTGTCGCCCGGAGTGGGGGCGCTGCTGCTCACGGGCAACCTGGAGGCGGCGCTGGGCCTGTTCGCCGCGCTGTTTGCGGTAGCCGCTGCCTGTGCGTGGGCCATCGGCGCCGAGACGCGTGGCCAGCAGTTGCCCGAGGTGGTGGGATGA